Proteins encoded in a region of the Mercenaria mercenaria strain notata chromosome 1, MADL_Memer_1, whole genome shotgun sequence genome:
- the LOC123525917 gene encoding uncharacterized protein LOC123525917 isoform X2, whose translation MTHEEQFKNQNYKRWIRGCLGFKYLGEGLVQTVNTTVKNQHGYYVKNLTPSECDKCCTNTLLPNHAKVDNKCTKGRKKCFCLMYSRSRTFCPNFFCSAVYDNIVDNHRYQDPNWSNTDITKWGSSYLEVAKCFISSSGYKDKLTIQEVDCSGLLNIIINNTAFENTVTKVTYAFDPLPAFTKARDDRNTVFHSPNMELTVDQLKDMVDNMIGLLQLPEIIDNNGETKLCIEKLQKIRDDDIYISVRDEIEIQKETLETLEIKRIETLHEIEQSKQDLLDKVNDVKETCEMQMVKSNAKQQKTDVDIKTIEIELKTSCANLEKICEDLNHRQKETELSLTHLQTAVNKLALQHDAHDVKQDTIEKQIAEVCIEIPKVIEKHLLTKSAKEHEESMIAGVATNHRKKLEYLQRKDELQTKFCGYYKKCLSTIPVSPVLKTISGSVDEVFVELSICEDLSGNQSPEDTEQASFYRDVLFQNGTLCKSVYLLGNAGMGKTTWCKKVLNTWVKACDCSSKSNAFAADYEANLKSSGLAESTMQANEDTECLRQFDLLFYIALRQESQNVNITDMIKQHPVVKEYSLQTVVDEVLKYEPQTCLFLLDGLDEWTPQSDIETPSREGLHGCSVLTTSRPYRLVGIYDIDDTFYADRIVQMTGVRNKELLVKKVIQQLNNAMKKQLSAKELYDSSEKDYKNFIKDVKEMKDREMSYHKILPNYMDIPLMLIIMVCLWFDKGEFENTLTKNIGGMMEFIISYAEGFQRGVFRKKKVAAGKLEGIANLDELKQEWSKFAEYLPSQLRKKVRLKGYSELIFKVSYLAFKSLFNSEHRMRLTFSQEDLLQYFNEEELLVIVKIGILSQSEVTESPLCPMTKLSFIHKVFHEYLAGVYITIQFSLGKVEPVQILKDYFRDPVVYNLPDIDNAPCYVGGIDPIASSKMSVFLFKELTLDTYRKHSAYFNTFYLRQVQVVYENDENFPSEEYPIYTEYIYIPNNLAQEKTKYLHLLLDTNIKHLKCVEIPCNAAPEILAKFRYANIPDDLTLCIYDILPSVNNATLTSSLLCVPNLRKLELHGISNDFAKACERDSLDLTLLCLKELSLKELSNITILTKYPIQSVVCDNVTKCEIKLST comes from the exons atgacacaCGAGGAACAATTTAAGAATCAAAACTATAAACGATGGATAAGGGGATGTTTAGGATTTAAATATCTTGGAGAAGGACTTGTGCAGACAGTTAATACTACTGTCAAAAACCAGCATGGCTATTACGTGAAGAATTTAACACCTTCAGAGTGTGACAAATGCTGTACGAATACACTTTTACCTAATCATGCTAAAGTTGATAACAAATGTACAAAGGGGagaaagaaatgtttttgtttgatgTATTCACGATCAAGAACATTTTGTCCAAACTTCTTCTGTAGTGCTGTTTACGACAATATTGTGGATAATCACAGGTATCAAGACCCAAACTGGTCAAACACGGATATAACAAAATGGGGAAGTAGTTATCTAGAGGTTGCTAAGTGTTTCATCAGCTCGTCCGGATATAAAGACAAGTTGACAATACAAGAAGTGGATTGTAGCGGACTTCTGAATATCATCATCAATAACACAGCTTTTGAAAATACAGTAACTAAAGTTACTTATGCGTTTGACCCCTTACCTGCTTTTACCAAG gCAAGAGACGATAGAAATACTGTATTCCATTCTCCAAATATGGAACTAACAGTTGATCAACTGAAAGACATGGTAGACAACATGATTGGTTTACTTCAGTTGCCAGAGATAATAGACAACAACGGAGAAACTAAGCTTTGCATTGAAAAGCTTCAGAAG ATAAGAGATGACGACATTTACATATCTGTAAGAGATGAAATAGAAATTCAAAAAGAGACCCTGGAGACACTAGAGATAAAACGGATAGAGACATTGCATGAAATAGAACAGAGCAAACAAGACTTATTAGACAAGGTGAATGATGTCAAAGAGACCTGCGAGATGCAGATGGTTAAAAGTAATGCAAAACAGCAAAAGACGGATGTGGACATAAAAACAATTGAAATTGAATTGAAGACGTCTTGCGCAAATCTTGAGAAGATTTGTGAAGACTTAAATCATagacaaaaagaaacagaactatcTTTAACACACCTGCAGACTGCCGTGAACAAATTGGCCCTACAACATGATGCACATGATGTGAAACAAGATACTATAGAAAAGCAAATCGCAGAAGTCTGTATAGAGATCCCGAAAGTCATCGAGAAGCATTTACTGACCAAATCA GCAAAAGAGCATGAAGAATCAATGATTGCAGGAGTTGCAACAAATCATAGGAAAAAACTAGAATATCTACAGAGAAAAGACG aGCTACAGACTAAGTTTTGTGGTTACTACAAGAAATGCTTATCAACCATCCCAGTGTCACCTGTTCTAAAAACTATTTCTGGTTCCGTTGATGAGGTGTTCGTTGAATTATCGATATGCGAAGACTTATCTGGCAATCAAAGCCCTGAAGATACGGAGCAGGCGTCCTTTTACAGAGATGTACTATTCCAAAACGGTACCCTTTGCAAAAGCGTATACCTACTTGGTAATGCGGGGATGGGAAAGACGACTTGGTGTAAAAAGGTCTTAAATACTTGGGTAAAAGCTTGCGACTGTAGCTCTAAGTCTAATGCGTTTGCTGCAGATTATGAAGCCAATCTGAAGTCAAGCGGCTTAGCAGAGAGTACAATGCAAGCAAATGAGGATACAGAATGTTTACGACAATTTGATCTGTTGTTTTACATTGCTCTGAGACAGGAGTCGCAAAATGTTAATATAACTGACATGATTAAGCAACATCCAGTGGTGAAGGAATATTCTTTACAGACTGTGGTAGATGAAGTTCTGAAGTATGAACCTCAAACATGTTTGTTCCTGTTGGATGGTTTAGACGAATGGACACCACAGTCAGATATTGAAACTCCAAGCCGAGAGGGTTTACATGGGTGTTCTGTTTTGACAACAAGCAGACCATACCGTCTTGTTGGAATATATGATATCGATGATACTTTCTATGCCGACAGAATTGTTCAAATGACTGGTGTTCGAAACAAAGAATTACTCGTAAAAAAGGTAATACAACAGCTAAACAACGCTATGAAAAAACAACTATCAGCAAAAGAACTTTATGACTCAAGCGAAAAGGACTACAAGAACTTTATAAAAGATGTTAAAGAAATGAAAGATAGAGAGATGTCATATCACAAAATTCTGCCAAATTACATGGATATTCCTCTAATGTTGATCATCATGGTATGCTTGTGGTTTGATAAGGGCGAATTTGAAAATACGTTAACCAAAAATATCGGTGGTATGATGGAGTTTATTATTAGTTATGCCGAAGGATTTCAAAGAGGAGTTTTTAGGAAAAAGAAAGTGGCAGCTGGGAAATTAGAGGGCATAGCAAATTTAGATGAACTGAAACAGGAATGGTCAAAATTTGCCGAATATTTACCATCCCAATTAAGAAAAAAGGTAAGACTGAAAGGTTACAGTGAACTTATATTCAAAGTGTCGTATCTTGCATTCAAGTCTCTTTTTAACTCGGAACACAGAATGCGACTAACATTTTCACAAGAAGATTTACTTCAATACTTTAATGAAGAAGAACTTTTAGTAATTGTGAAGATTGGCATTTTGTCACAGTCAGAGGTAACAGAATCCCCCCTATGTCCGATGACAAAACTCTCTTTTATTCACAAAGTATTTCATGAATATCTAGCAGGCGTATACATTACAATCCAGTTCAGTTTAGGAAAGGTGGAACCTGTTCAAATATTGAAAGATTACTTCAGGGACCCAGTTGTTTACAACCTACCAGATATAGACAATGCACCTTGCTATGTGGGAGGTATAGATCCAATAGCCAGCAGTAAAATGTCTGTATTCTTATTTAAAGAGTTGACTTTAGATACATACAGGAAGCATTCTgcatatttcaatacattttaccTGCGTCAGGTGCAAGTTGTGTACGAGAATGACGAAAATTTTCCATCGGAAGAATATCCAATTTACACAGAATACATCTATATACCAAACAACTTggcacaagaaaaaacaaaatacttgcATTTACTTTTGGACACAAATATCAAACACTTGAAGTGCGTTGAAATACCCTGTAATGCAGCACCGGAAATCCTTGC
- the LOC123525917 gene encoding uncharacterized protein LOC123525917 isoform X1, which produces MTHEEQFKNQNYKRWIRGCLGFKYLGEGLVQTVNTTVKNQHGYYVKNLTPSECDKCCTNTLLPNHAKVDNKCTKGRKKCFCLMYSRSRTFCPNFFCSAVYDNIVDNHRYQDPNWSNTDITKWGSSYLEVAKCFISSSGYKDKLTIQEVDCSGLLNIIINNTAFENTVTKVTYAFDPLPAFTKARDDRNTVFHSPNMELTVDQLKDMVDNMIGLLQLPEIIDNNGETKLCIEKLQKIRDDDIYISVRDEIEIQKETLETLEIKRIETLHEIEQSKQDLLDKVNDVKETCEMQMVKSNAKQQKTDVDIKTIEIELKTSCANLEKICEDLNHRQKETELSLTHLQTAVNKLALQHDAHDVKQDTIEKQIAEVCIEIPKVIEKHLLTKSAKEHEESMIAGVATNHRKKLEYLQRKDDNLFLELQTKFCGYYKKCLSTIPVSPVLKTISGSVDEVFVELSICEDLSGNQSPEDTEQASFYRDVLFQNGTLCKSVYLLGNAGMGKTTWCKKVLNTWVKACDCSSKSNAFAADYEANLKSSGLAESTMQANEDTECLRQFDLLFYIALRQESQNVNITDMIKQHPVVKEYSLQTVVDEVLKYEPQTCLFLLDGLDEWTPQSDIETPSREGLHGCSVLTTSRPYRLVGIYDIDDTFYADRIVQMTGVRNKELLVKKVIQQLNNAMKKQLSAKELYDSSEKDYKNFIKDVKEMKDREMSYHKILPNYMDIPLMLIIMVCLWFDKGEFENTLTKNIGGMMEFIISYAEGFQRGVFRKKKVAAGKLEGIANLDELKQEWSKFAEYLPSQLRKKVRLKGYSELIFKVSYLAFKSLFNSEHRMRLTFSQEDLLQYFNEEELLVIVKIGILSQSEVTESPLCPMTKLSFIHKVFHEYLAGVYITIQFSLGKVEPVQILKDYFRDPVVYNLPDIDNAPCYVGGIDPIASSKMSVFLFKELTLDTYRKHSAYFNTFYLRQVQVVYENDENFPSEEYPIYTEYIYIPNNLAQEKTKYLHLLLDTNIKHLKCVEIPCNAAPEILAKFRYANIPDDLTLCIYDILPSVNNATLTSSLLCVPNLRKLELHGISNDFAKACERDSLDLTLLCLKELSLKELSNITILTKYPIQSVVCDNVTKCEIKLST; this is translated from the exons atgacacaCGAGGAACAATTTAAGAATCAAAACTATAAACGATGGATAAGGGGATGTTTAGGATTTAAATATCTTGGAGAAGGACTTGTGCAGACAGTTAATACTACTGTCAAAAACCAGCATGGCTATTACGTGAAGAATTTAACACCTTCAGAGTGTGACAAATGCTGTACGAATACACTTTTACCTAATCATGCTAAAGTTGATAACAAATGTACAAAGGGGagaaagaaatgtttttgtttgatgTATTCACGATCAAGAACATTTTGTCCAAACTTCTTCTGTAGTGCTGTTTACGACAATATTGTGGATAATCACAGGTATCAAGACCCAAACTGGTCAAACACGGATATAACAAAATGGGGAAGTAGTTATCTAGAGGTTGCTAAGTGTTTCATCAGCTCGTCCGGATATAAAGACAAGTTGACAATACAAGAAGTGGATTGTAGCGGACTTCTGAATATCATCATCAATAACACAGCTTTTGAAAATACAGTAACTAAAGTTACTTATGCGTTTGACCCCTTACCTGCTTTTACCAAG gCAAGAGACGATAGAAATACTGTATTCCATTCTCCAAATATGGAACTAACAGTTGATCAACTGAAAGACATGGTAGACAACATGATTGGTTTACTTCAGTTGCCAGAGATAATAGACAACAACGGAGAAACTAAGCTTTGCATTGAAAAGCTTCAGAAG ATAAGAGATGACGACATTTACATATCTGTAAGAGATGAAATAGAAATTCAAAAAGAGACCCTGGAGACACTAGAGATAAAACGGATAGAGACATTGCATGAAATAGAACAGAGCAAACAAGACTTATTAGACAAGGTGAATGATGTCAAAGAGACCTGCGAGATGCAGATGGTTAAAAGTAATGCAAAACAGCAAAAGACGGATGTGGACATAAAAACAATTGAAATTGAATTGAAGACGTCTTGCGCAAATCTTGAGAAGATTTGTGAAGACTTAAATCATagacaaaaagaaacagaactatcTTTAACACACCTGCAGACTGCCGTGAACAAATTGGCCCTACAACATGATGCACATGATGTGAAACAAGATACTATAGAAAAGCAAATCGCAGAAGTCTGTATAGAGATCCCGAAAGTCATCGAGAAGCATTTACTGACCAAATCA GCAAAAGAGCATGAAGAATCAATGATTGCAGGAGTTGCAACAAATCATAGGAAAAAACTAGAATATCTACAGAGAAAAGACG acaatttatttttagaGCTACAGACTAAGTTTTGTGGTTACTACAAGAAATGCTTATCAACCATCCCAGTGTCACCTGTTCTAAAAACTATTTCTGGTTCCGTTGATGAGGTGTTCGTTGAATTATCGATATGCGAAGACTTATCTGGCAATCAAAGCCCTGAAGATACGGAGCAGGCGTCCTTTTACAGAGATGTACTATTCCAAAACGGTACCCTTTGCAAAAGCGTATACCTACTTGGTAATGCGGGGATGGGAAAGACGACTTGGTGTAAAAAGGTCTTAAATACTTGGGTAAAAGCTTGCGACTGTAGCTCTAAGTCTAATGCGTTTGCTGCAGATTATGAAGCCAATCTGAAGTCAAGCGGCTTAGCAGAGAGTACAATGCAAGCAAATGAGGATACAGAATGTTTACGACAATTTGATCTGTTGTTTTACATTGCTCTGAGACAGGAGTCGCAAAATGTTAATATAACTGACATGATTAAGCAACATCCAGTGGTGAAGGAATATTCTTTACAGACTGTGGTAGATGAAGTTCTGAAGTATGAACCTCAAACATGTTTGTTCCTGTTGGATGGTTTAGACGAATGGACACCACAGTCAGATATTGAAACTCCAAGCCGAGAGGGTTTACATGGGTGTTCTGTTTTGACAACAAGCAGACCATACCGTCTTGTTGGAATATATGATATCGATGATACTTTCTATGCCGACAGAATTGTTCAAATGACTGGTGTTCGAAACAAAGAATTACTCGTAAAAAAGGTAATACAACAGCTAAACAACGCTATGAAAAAACAACTATCAGCAAAAGAACTTTATGACTCAAGCGAAAAGGACTACAAGAACTTTATAAAAGATGTTAAAGAAATGAAAGATAGAGAGATGTCATATCACAAAATTCTGCCAAATTACATGGATATTCCTCTAATGTTGATCATCATGGTATGCTTGTGGTTTGATAAGGGCGAATTTGAAAATACGTTAACCAAAAATATCGGTGGTATGATGGAGTTTATTATTAGTTATGCCGAAGGATTTCAAAGAGGAGTTTTTAGGAAAAAGAAAGTGGCAGCTGGGAAATTAGAGGGCATAGCAAATTTAGATGAACTGAAACAGGAATGGTCAAAATTTGCCGAATATTTACCATCCCAATTAAGAAAAAAGGTAAGACTGAAAGGTTACAGTGAACTTATATTCAAAGTGTCGTATCTTGCATTCAAGTCTCTTTTTAACTCGGAACACAGAATGCGACTAACATTTTCACAAGAAGATTTACTTCAATACTTTAATGAAGAAGAACTTTTAGTAATTGTGAAGATTGGCATTTTGTCACAGTCAGAGGTAACAGAATCCCCCCTATGTCCGATGACAAAACTCTCTTTTATTCACAAAGTATTTCATGAATATCTAGCAGGCGTATACATTACAATCCAGTTCAGTTTAGGAAAGGTGGAACCTGTTCAAATATTGAAAGATTACTTCAGGGACCCAGTTGTTTACAACCTACCAGATATAGACAATGCACCTTGCTATGTGGGAGGTATAGATCCAATAGCCAGCAGTAAAATGTCTGTATTCTTATTTAAAGAGTTGACTTTAGATACATACAGGAAGCATTCTgcatatttcaatacattttaccTGCGTCAGGTGCAAGTTGTGTACGAGAATGACGAAAATTTTCCATCGGAAGAATATCCAATTTACACAGAATACATCTATATACCAAACAACTTggcacaagaaaaaacaaaatacttgcATTTACTTTTGGACACAAATATCAAACACTTGAAGTGCGTTGAAATACCCTGTAATGCAGCACCGGAAATCCTTGC
- the LOC123525933 gene encoding D(2) dopamine receptor-like codes for MSHFERYAASAQDKITSAMLSITTANTSGKSNHSSNEILDTDEILRELNAKKVLLLLPVIIFVFLTITIGIVGNFLVCYIYRFRLRRSPSRYFILFLAVLDLISCFVGAASELSDLFQPYVFTATWSCKILRFGLSFTIISASFTLICVAFDRYYKVCRPLKAFPVKKVKILCAVVVLLSIGLASPALAIFGLKSVKVDGYAGLIGTECSTADNVRKSALPIVYYIILFSAFLVLLTSFILLYVKIGIEIWKRKKRTIGETLPTLIKEINNVQWTRNTRSESVPLDDPSSRSVDEYSETRAGCESIESRAGCDSTESRAGCENASVIENDSFLSTLDRTKTINSYTLNEQKSVTSRPVLRRRRSNLGRMSIRTLRTTSIFFAVSAAFVLSFLPYLIANILKFTKVAFSDIQNSAEEVTYNFCARSYFISNCINPIIYSALNVNFRKECKKLLKRILRRIKLCCLCRSE; via the coding sequence ATGTCTCATTTTGAACGATATGCAGCGTCTGCTCAGGACAAAATCACCAGTGCAATGCTCTCAATAACTACAGCAAACACTTCAGGTAAAAGTAATCATAGCAGCAACGAAATTCTCGACACAGATGAGATTCTGCGAGAACTCAATGCCAAAAAAGTTTTGCTACTACTTCCGGTAATTATTTTTGTATTCCTGACAATTACAATAGGAATCGTTGGAAACTTTCTAGTGTGCTATATATACAGATTCCGTCTGCGAAGATCGCCTTcgagatattttattttatttttggcgGTGTTAGATTtgatatcatgttttgttggagcAGCCTCCGAATTGTCGGATCTTTTTCAGCCATACGTGTTCACAGCAACATGGTCTTGCAAAATACTTCGATTCGGATTGTCTTTCACGATAATTTCAGCTAGTTTCACTCTGATCTGTGTCGCTTTTGACAGATACTACAAAGTGTGCAGGCCTTTGAAAGCATTTCCGGTGAAGAAAGTGAAAATACTCTGCgctgttgttgttttgttaagTATTGGACTTGCTAGTCCGGCTCTGGCTATATTTGGATTAAAGTCTGTGAAAGTCGACGGTTATGCAGGGTTAATAGGAACAGAGTGCTCCACGGCTGATAATGTCAGAAAAAGTGCACTGCCTATTGTATACTATATAATACTCTTTTCTGCATTCTTAGTGTTACTGACTAGTTTTATACTTCTGTATGTCAAAATAGGCATCGAGATTTGGAAAAGAAAGAAGCGCACCATAGGAGAAACGTTACCgactttgataaaagaaattaataatgTGCAATGGACAAGGAACACTAGGAGTGAAAGTGTTCCATTAGACGATCCATCTAGTCGTTCAGTTGACGAATATAGTGAGACACGTGCCGGATGTGAATCTATTGAATCACGTGCCGGATGTGACTCTACTGAGTCACGTGCCGGATGTGAAAACGCCAGTGTAATTGAAAATGATAGCTTTTTGAGCACATTGGATAGAACAAAAACGATCAATTCTTATACCTTGAACGAACAGAAATCAGTAACGTCAAGACCTGTTCTGAGGCGACGAAGATCTAATCTAGGCCGGATGTCAATCAGAACCCTTAGAacaacaagcattttctttgcaGTGTCAGCTGCATTTGTACTAAGCTTCCTACCATATCTTATTGCAAATATTCTCAAATTCACAAAAGTTGCTTTCTCTGATATACAGAATTCTGCAGAAGAAGTTACGTATAATTTCTGTGCTCGATCTTATTTTATCAGTAACTGCATCAATCCAATCATTTATAGCGCCTTGAATGTCAATTTCAGAAAAGAATGTAAAAAACTGTTAAAACGAATTTTGCGGAGAATTAAACTTTGTTGTTTGTGCAGATCTGAATAA